One segment of Engraulis encrasicolus isolate BLACKSEA-1 chromosome 7, IST_EnEncr_1.0, whole genome shotgun sequence DNA contains the following:
- the LOC134451745 gene encoding protein shisa-5-like — translation MADNCKRYYKGNRIEGPKVCEFGQSCCGSCENRYCCPFPSLLELVTSHIVSLSEEVQDACPNNFFEYGSEDADFRMFLIVAIAVVGVILISLIIFCCVCPCCCLYQMCRKPRPVVTSNTRTTVVVNNAPPPHAARAQQHHGPPPPQQQQYHPAYQPVAMQSWPGSPAPAQGYDGHPVPSAPMLPDVYGPPPPYNESAIGGNYNQRAFTQGPASYY, via the exons ATGG ctgACAATTGTAAGAGGTACTATAAAGGCAACCGGATCGAGGGGCCTAAGGTGTGTGAGTTTGGCCAGTCGTGCTGTGGCAGCTGTGAAAACAGATACTGCTGCCCCTTTCCCTCCCTGCTCGAGTTGGTGACCAGTCACATCGTTAGTCTCAGTGAAGAGGTCCAGGACGCCTGTCCCAA CAATTTTTTTGAGTACGGGAGCGAGGATGCCGACTTCCGAATGTTCCTGATCGTTGCCATCGCTGTGGTCGGTGTCATCCTCATCAGCCTCATCATCTTCTGCTGCGtctgcccctgctgctgcctcTACCAGATGTGCCGCAAGCCTCGAC cggtGGTAACGAGTAACACTAGGACAACAGTGGTGGTGAACAACGCCCCCCCACCCCACGCGGCTAGGGCCCAGCAGCACCAcggccctcctcctccacagcagcagcagtatcatCCAGCCTACCAACCCGTAGCCATGCAGTCCTGGCCCGGATCGCCTGCCCCCGCGCAGGGCTACGACGGACACCCCGTCCCCTCCGCGCCCATGCTGCCGGATGTCTATGGGCCTCCACCCCCCTACAACGAGAGCG CCATCGGTGGGAACTACAACCAGCGAGCATTCACACAAGGTCCCGCCTCCTACTACTAA